GTCACGATCACGGTCGCGTTTGGATACTTCTCGCACCGGCTTGTCTTCGATAAAGAAAGGAACGTCTCCCTGCATTAGACGAGCCAGTGCCGCGGCCACTTCGACAGCCGGAACATTCTGTTCGTTTTCTACCTGTTCGATCAGGTCTTGATAGAAGCCTAATTCATCCATTTGCAGCGCTTCGACAATACGGTTTTTGAAACGTTCGATACGGCTGTCGTTAATCATCTGCGCCGAAGGCAGGTGCATTTCGGCAACTTTCTGTTTGGTGGTGCGTTCGATCGACGCCAGTAGACGGCGCTCGCGTGGAGTAACGAACAGAATGGCCGTTCCGGAACGACCGGCACGGCCGGTACGACCGATACGGTGTACGTAAGATTCGTTGTCTTGCGGAATATCGTAGTTAACAACGTGACTGATACGCGGTACGTCAAGACCACGGGCAACAACGTCGGTCGCAACCAGGATGTCCAGTTTGCCGTCTTTTAGCTGGTCAACGATACGCTCACGTTGATTCTGTGCGATGTCACCGTTTAGAGCCGCCGCGGCATAACCGCGTGCTTCCAGTTTTTCGGCCAGTTCAACAGTCGCGTTTTTGGTGCGGACGAAGATGATCAGGCCGTCGATGTCGGCGGAATCGGCTTCCAGAATTCGGGTTAAGGCATCCAGTTTATGACCGCCGCTGACCATCAGGTATTTCTGGGTAATGGTGGTTGCAGTCGCAGTTTTCTGCTTGATAATCACTTCGGTCGGATTATTCAGGTAGTTGCTTGCGATACGGTGAATTTCTTTCGGCATGGTTGCCGAGAAAAGTGCAATCTGACGGCTGTTTGGCGTGTGTTCAAGTACCCATTCAACATCGTCGATAAAGCCCATGCGCAGCATTTCGTCGGCTTCGTCGAGAACCAGAAGTTTCAGCTCGTCAAGTTTCAGCGTGCCTTTGCGCATATGATCCATAACACGACCCGGGGTACCGACAACGACATGCACGCCGCGCTTCAAAGCGCGGATCTGCGAACCGTAGTCGGAGCCACCGTAGATCGGCAGCACGTGAAAGCCTTTCATATGGTGGGCGAAGCTCTGGAAGGCTTCGGAAACCTGAATGGCCAGTTCGCGAGTCGGCGCAAGTACGAGAATTTGCGGGTTCTTTTGACGGATGTCTGCATTGCTCAGTGCAGGCAAGGCAAAGGCTGCGGTTTTACCGGTACCGGTCTGTGCCATTCCCAGAATATCGCCACCTTGCAATAACGCAGGGATCGCTTGGGCCTGGATCGGGCTCGGCGTTTCGTAACCGATCTCGCTGATCGCGGAAAGAATTTCTGGTTTTAGACCGAGGTCTTTAAAAGTGATTTCACTCATCGGGAGTCCTTATCTCTATGGATATGACTTTGCCCGGAATATACAAGGATGGCGGTCAAATAATGGACAGCGCAAAGACTCAGTAGGGTTGCAGGTATTGTCGGCAACGCTGAATGAGGTACTATTCTGGGGCAAATCTGTGTTCATTAAAACGAGCACCTTTGCATCAAAACAGCATCGCATCATAACGAGGCCAGTGGCGTGGCAAAC
The genomic region above belongs to Thiomicrorhabdus xiamenensis and contains:
- a CDS encoding DEAD/DEAH box helicase, translated to MSEITFKDLGLKPEILSAISEIGYETPSPIQAQAIPALLQGGDILGMAQTGTGKTAAFALPALSNADIRQKNPQILVLAPTRELAIQVSEAFQSFAHHMKGFHVLPIYGGSDYGSQIRALKRGVHVVVGTPGRVMDHMRKGTLKLDELKLLVLDEADEMLRMGFIDDVEWVLEHTPNSRQIALFSATMPKEIHRIASNYLNNPTEVIIKQKTATATTITQKYLMVSGGHKLDALTRILEADSADIDGLIIFVRTKNATVELAEKLEARGYAAAALNGDIAQNQRERIVDQLKDGKLDILVATDVVARGLDVPRISHVVNYDIPQDNESYVHRIGRTGRAGRSGTAILFVTPRERRLLASIERTTKQKVAEMHLPSAQMINDSRIERFKNRIVEALQMDELGFYQDLIEQVENEQNVPAVEVAAALARLMQGDVPFFIEDKPVREVSKRDRDRDFDRDNRRGRGDRDRDGGERRQRRRQSSSPDEGMARYRLEVGRTHGVRPGNIVGCIANEAGLDSEFIRQLTIEDSYSMVDLPEKMPREALNDLKKAWVCGQQLQISEVKTQGAGRKRLSRRAPDNGRSHKKQRN